The Caproicibacterium lactatifermentans genome contains a region encoding:
- a CDS encoding phosphoribosylanthranilate isomerase, translating into MTKIKVCGLTRMQDIQAVNEAEPDYVGFVFAESRRKVTPRQAAELRAALAPEILPVGIFVNAAVAEILALLQSGTITIAQLHGQEPAESVRQIQQAGFPVIQAFRIQSAADIARAEASPADFLLLDSGGGTGTAFDWSLVPPINRPWFLAGGLTPENVQEAVRKLHPWGMDVSSGVETDGKKDRNKIFTIIRRIRNG; encoded by the coding sequence GTGACGAAAATTAAAGTATGCGGTCTGACACGGATGCAGGATATTCAGGCTGTAAATGAGGCAGAACCGGACTATGTCGGGTTTGTATTTGCAGAAAGCCGCCGGAAAGTAACACCACGGCAGGCGGCAGAACTCCGTGCCGCACTTGCACCGGAAATTCTGCCGGTTGGTATCTTTGTCAATGCTGCAGTGGCAGAAATTTTGGCACTGCTGCAAAGCGGCACAATCACCATTGCCCAGCTGCATGGGCAGGAACCGGCAGAAAGCGTTCGGCAGATTCAGCAGGCCGGATTTCCAGTGATTCAGGCATTCCGCATACAAAGCGCGGCGGATATTGCCCGTGCGGAAGCCAGCCCGGCGGATTTTTTGCTGCTGGACAGCGGCGGCGGAACCGGAACGGCATTTGACTGGAGTTTGGTACCGCCGATTAACCGCCCGTGGTTCCTTGCAGGCGGGCTGACACCGGAAAATGTGCAGGAAGCGGTGCGGAAGCTGCATCCTTGGGGGATGGATGTTTCCAGCGGTGTCGAGACTGACGGAAAGAAAGACAGAAATAAGATCTTTACGATAATCAGGAGGATACGAAATGGCTAA
- the trpC gene encoding indole-3-glycerol phosphate synthase TrpC: MILDDLAAAARERVAQRKTKKSYESLLAEAEALPADRTFPFERALKQPGLSFICEVKKASPSKGLIMPDFPYLQIAKDYEEAGAAAISVLTEPKWFLGSDRYLQEIAQTVQIPVLRKDFTVDPYMICEAKLLGASAVLLICAILTDRELRDYRELAQRLGLSALVEAHTEEEVQRALASGARIVGVNNRNLKNFTIDLSAGERLRRLVPSDVAFVSESGVKGSKEIADVCRMQADAVLVGEALMRAPNRKQRLRELRGKGGAECDEN; the protein is encoded by the coding sequence ATGATTTTGGATGATCTTGCCGCCGCCGCAAGAGAACGGGTGGCACAGCGGAAAACAAAGAAATCGTATGAATCTTTATTGGCAGAAGCGGAAGCGCTGCCGGCGGACCGGACATTCCCATTTGAGCGTGCACTGAAACAGCCGGGACTTTCTTTTATCTGTGAAGTGAAAAAAGCTTCCCCCAGCAAAGGGCTGATTATGCCGGATTTTCCGTATCTGCAGATTGCAAAAGATTATGAGGAAGCGGGTGCGGCTGCCATTTCTGTGCTGACAGAACCAAAGTGGTTTCTGGGAAGCGACCGGTATCTGCAGGAAATTGCACAAACGGTACAAATTCCTGTACTGCGCAAGGATTTTACGGTGGACCCGTACATGATCTGCGAAGCAAAGCTGCTGGGCGCATCGGCTGTGCTGCTGATTTGTGCCATCCTAACAGACCGGGAACTGCGGGACTATCGGGAGTTGGCACAGCGACTGGGCCTTTCCGCTTTAGTAGAAGCCCATACGGAAGAAGAAGTGCAGCGGGCACTGGCATCTGGTGCAAGGATTGTCGGTGTCAACAATCGGAATTTGAAAAATTTTACCATTGACCTTTCTGCAGGAGAACGGCTGCGCAGGCTGGTGCCGTCGGATGTGGCTTTTGTTTCAGAAAGCGGCGTGAAAGGGTCAAAAGAAATTGCCGACGTTTGCCGGATGCAGGCGGATGCTGTCTTAGTTGGGGAAGCGCTCATGCGTGCCCCGAACCGGAAACAGCGTCTGCGGGAACTGCGTGGGAAGGGGGGAGCCGAATGTGACGAAAATTAA
- the trpD gene encoding anthranilate phosphoribosyltransferase — protein sequence MIKEAIAQLVEKKDLDYKTANEVMNEIMSGKTTQAQMGAYLTALRIKGETIEEITASAAGMRAHCVKLLHDMDVLEIVGTGGDNANSFNISTTSAIVASAAGVPVAKHGNRAASSKCGAADVLEALGVNITLPPEKSTELLKKINLCFLFAQNYHIAMKYVAPVRKELGIRTVFNILGPLSNPAGANMELMGVYEEALVEPLARVLTNLGVKSGMVVYGQDRLDEISLSAPTTVCELQGGQYCSYVIQPEDFGLTRCQKEDLVGGTPEQNAAITRAVLSGEKGPKRDAVLLNTAAALKIAGKVSSIGGGVQLAAQTIDSGAAKAQLEQFIRLSNGENV from the coding sequence ATGATTAAAGAAGCGATTGCACAGCTTGTTGAAAAAAAAGATCTTGACTACAAAACCGCCAATGAAGTCATGAACGAAATTATGAGCGGAAAAACGACACAGGCACAGATGGGGGCCTATCTGACTGCTCTGCGCATAAAAGGGGAGACGATTGAGGAGATTACCGCTTCTGCTGCGGGGATGCGTGCCCACTGCGTCAAATTGCTGCATGATATGGATGTGCTGGAAATCGTGGGAACCGGCGGGGACAACGCCAATTCTTTCAACATTTCGACTACATCCGCAATTGTGGCATCGGCGGCCGGTGTACCGGTAGCAAAACACGGCAATCGTGCCGCTTCCAGTAAATGCGGCGCTGCAGATGTGCTGGAAGCACTGGGCGTCAATATTACCCTGCCGCCGGAAAAAAGCACGGAATTGCTCAAAAAGATTAATTTGTGTTTCCTGTTTGCGCAGAATTATCATATTGCCATGAAATATGTTGCACCCGTCCGGAAAGAACTTGGAATCCGCACCGTGTTTAACATTCTCGGCCCACTTTCCAATCCGGCAGGCGCCAATATGGAGCTGATGGGTGTTTATGAGGAAGCGCTGGTGGAACCGCTGGCACGTGTGCTGACAAACCTCGGGGTTAAAAGCGGCATGGTCGTGTATGGGCAGGATCGGTTGGATGAAATTTCACTTTCTGCTCCCACTACCGTTTGTGAGCTGCAGGGGGGTCAGTATTGCTCCTATGTGATTCAGCCGGAAGATTTTGGCTTGACGCGCTGTCAGAAAGAAGACCTGGTCGGTGGTACACCGGAGCAGAATGCTGCTATTACCCGTGCAGTTCTGTCTGGTGAAAAAGGGCCAAAGCGAGATGCTGTGCTGCTGAATACCGCTGCTGCGCTGAAAATTGCGGGAAAAGTTTCCAGTATTGGCGGAGGTGTGCAGCTTGCTGCACAGACAATCGACAGCGGAGCGGCAAAAGCACAGTTGGAACAGTTTATCCGGCTTTCTAACGGAGAAAACGTATGA
- a CDS encoding anthranilate synthase component II, whose amino-acid sequence MILLIDNYDSFSYNLYQMIGAMEPNIRVVRNSEFPVKQLAEMQPDAVILSPGPGRPENAGVCEEAVRFFTGKVPLLGVCLGHQAICQAFGGKIGYAKQLMHGKQSQVKLSQDCPLFCGLPEVIGAARYHSLSVQEANLPPELKVAARSLDDGEIMAVQYQTQPVFGLQFHPESILTPQGEKILQNFLKLCPQK is encoded by the coding sequence ATGATTCTGCTGATTGATAATTATGACAGCTTTTCCTATAATCTTTACCAGATGATCGGTGCCATGGAGCCGAATATCCGGGTTGTGCGCAACAGCGAATTTCCAGTCAAGCAGCTGGCAGAGATGCAGCCGGATGCAGTGATTTTAAGTCCCGGCCCCGGTCGGCCGGAAAATGCAGGGGTGTGTGAAGAAGCGGTGCGCTTTTTCACCGGCAAAGTGCCGCTGCTGGGCGTGTGTCTTGGACACCAAGCAATCTGTCAGGCATTCGGAGGAAAAATCGGGTATGCGAAGCAGTTGATGCATGGCAAGCAGTCACAGGTGAAACTCAGCCAAGATTGTCCGCTGTTCTGCGGGCTGCCGGAAGTGATCGGTGCGGCGCGGTATCATTCCCTGTCCGTTCAGGAAGCAAACCTGCCGCCTGAACTGAAGGTTGCGGCACGCAGTTTGGATGACGGCGAAATCATGGCAGTGCAGTACCAGACCCAACCGGTATTCGGCCTGCAGTTTCACCCGGAGTCCATCCTGACACCGCAGGGGGAAAAAATCCTGCAGAACTTTTTAAAGCTTTGTCCCCAAAAATAA